The window TGAGTGAAAAATTAATTTACTGTCCGCTTTTCTATTTTTGACAGCCATTTTCCAGGCAGCTAAACTTGTCTCCGTGGTACTCATCCCAGTACTTAAGCTCCAACCAATTACTTTTCGATCAAACAAATCTATAATTGCTGTCAGGTATAAAAATCCATCTTTGGTTTGGAGATAAGTGATGTCAGAGACCCAAGCTTGGGATGGACTGCCAACCAAAAAGTTTCTATTCAGGATGTTCTCTGCAATCAAATAATTGTGTTTTGAATCTGTTGTTACTCTAAATTTTCTGCTTAATTTACTTCTTAAACCAAGCTCTTTCATATATTTTGCAACCGTTATTCTGGAGGTCTTAAAACCTGATGAGTCTAATTCTACAGTAATTCTGGGACTTCCATAGCGTTGCTTTGATGCAAAATAAATAGATGTTATTTGTTTTTTTATCTCTCTTTTTCGTCTCTCTCTATTAGAAAGAGGTCTTGCTTTCCATTTATAATAACTACTGTAGCTTACTTTTAAAACACTGCACATTTTTTCAATCGGAAATAAAGATTCATGATTCTTAATGAACTCGTATTTCATCGACCGCTCTTGGAAAAAATGGCGATTGCTTTTTTTAATATATCACGCTCAAGCTCTGCATCTCTAAGTCTTTTTTCTAATTCATGAATTTTTTCCTGCTCTGGAGTTTGTTTGAGATTACCCTTCCCAGGAAAACTCTTTTCTCCGAATTCCTGATAATCTTTTCTCCATTTGTAAAGCATCGTTACTTCAATACCCAGCTCTCTTGCCAGTTCCGAAATATTAGATCGCTCATAGCTCAATTGAACTGCTTGTTTTTTAAAAGCCGGATCATAGATTTTTCGCCCTTGTTTCATACGTTAAAATTAAGGTTTTATGCTTAACTCTAACTGGAAGCTAAATTAGTATATCCAACTTTTTTAAGCTGGATCCTGTTCTTTTAATGATCATTACGTTACCGCTCTCATTTCTATTAGGATATATTTCCTGGCATCTGATTGAAAAGAAAGCTTTAGGATATAAAGATGTATTTGCTAAAAAGGCTATTCTGTGATGAATAGCCTTTTATTTTATTTCAATACTTTTAAATAGATTTTCTGGGGTTCTCCTGTAAGCTTCACATTAGGAAACTGTTTGTCATAATCAATAAATATATCCCCTTTTTCATCTGCTTTTCCGTTTCCGTCGGAATCCCAGCTAATGGTTACATAATATTTTGCAGGGCCGGAAGGTTTAGGATTGATCTTGCTTTCTGCCTCTTTGGGTATCGGAAGGTCAATGGTAAATGGAATAGATTTTCTCTCATATTCCTGTTCTGTGATCAATGTTGCCGGAACATCTGCCAGTTTTTCATCCGCTCCGTATAAGCTTACTTTTAATTTGGCATTTTTAATCGTAAAATTGTCTGTTCCTGAAAATTCAAGTTTAAGATTTTCGGAAGGAGCTTCAGATACAGAGGATTCAGGAGCTTGGGTTTCTGTCGTATTTTTCTTTACCGGACTGGTACAGCTGGCCAGCATTAATGTTCCTGTTGCTGCGAATAATAAAAGGTAGTTTCTCATTTGTTCTTTATTTTATTAGCGTTAAATCTCTATTTCACCGATAATAGATAACAAATTTCATACCTCAATGATTCTCATCTTTTTATAGGCCATTTACTTCGTTCTGAGCTTTCTTTGTGAGGGATTTAAAGACAAGATCATAAGACTGGTCTATCAGTTTAAAGATCAAATCTCTTTTTAAACCGTCCAGCAAAACAGAATTCCAATGGGTTTTGTTCATATGATAGGCTCCTGTGATCTGAGGATACTGCTCACGGAGCTCTGCACTCCATTCAGGATCTGTTTTTACATTAATTGCCAAAGGCTGTCTTTCAAGCCCCATCAGTAAAAACATTTTGGTATCTACTTTGAGTACAAGCGTTTCATTATCAAACGGAAAGCTTTCCGTAACTCCTTTTTTGGAAAGGCAATAGTCTAAAATTTCGTTGGCATCCATGCAATTGTAAATAATGAGTGGTCAATACCTGGTACTGATTAAATGATATAATTCTTTAATCTTTGATTCAAATTTAGTAAATTTAAGAAAGAAATAATCCCGCAAAATCACAATTATTATGAAAGCTCTGGTAATAGGTGCTACAGGTGCCACAGGAAAGGATCTCGTCAATCAGTTACTGAATGATAAAGAATTTGATGAAGTGGATATTTTTGTCAGAAAACCTGTTGACATTCAAAATGAAAAGCTTAAAGTTCATGTTGTGAATTTTGAGAAACCGGAGGAATGGAAAGAGAAGGTGAAGGGAGATGTAGCGTTTTCGTGTTTGGGAACTACTTTAAAAGATGCCGGAAGCAAGGAGGCTCAGAAGAAAGTAGACTTTGATTATCAGTATGAATTTGCAAAAGCAGCAAAAGAAAATGAAGTAGAAGATTATATTCTGGTTTCGGCTTATGGTGCCAATCCACAATCTAAAATTTTCTATTCTAAAATGAAGGGAGAACTGGAGGAAGCTGTAAAACAATTGCATTTCAATAAGATAACGATCTTTAAACCGGGAATGCTTGAGCGGAAAGATTCTGAAAGAACCGGAGAAGTTTTAGGCAGCAGGATTATCAAATTCGCCAATAAATTAGGCTTACTGGAAAGTCAAAAGCCTCTGCCAACCGATATTCTGGCAAAGGCGATGATTAATTCTTCCAAAATAAAAAGCAACGGCTACTCCAGTATAAAGCTTGGAAATATCTTTTGTTTTGCGGAGAAGACCAATGAATGATTCGGGATACGAGATACGGGTTGTGAGGTAATGTGATTCGTAGTTTGGGATGCGAGATACGAGGTAATTAGGTTCGGGTTAAAGATAAAGTTCTCATTATTAATTCCCCTAAAACCTAATCCCTAAATTCTGCAACCTGCTACCTATCACCTACAATCTATTCCCTATTTCGTCGTTTTACTTCCCATTTTCTGTCCTAACTTCTCGTACTCAATATCATTAGGCTCCCAAAGCTCTATTTTGTTGCCTTCAATATCCATGATATGGACAAATTTCCCATATTCATACGTTTCTATCTTATCAACTACGGTTACATTTTCCTTCTTTAACTGTTCAACCAGCTTTTCAAGATTTTCCACACGGTAATTGATCATAAAATCTTTTTCAGAAGGCAGGAAGTATTTTGTTTTTTCGCTGAACGGACTCCACTGGCTGAATCCTTTTTTAGAATTATCTGAACCTTGAAACCACTCAAATACAGCTCCATATTCGTTT of the Chryseobacterium aureum genome contains:
- a CDS encoding MmcQ/YjbR family DNA-binding protein translates to MDANEILDYCLSKKGVTESFPFDNETLVLKVDTKMFLLMGLERQPLAINVKTDPEWSAELREQYPQITGAYHMNKTHWNSVLLDGLKRDLIFKLIDQSYDLVFKSLTKKAQNEVNGL
- a CDS encoding VOC family protein — its product is MKKIIFTLCVLASFMLGFAFKAVTENKSDAMKRVTGIGGIFFKCKDPKKMRAWYESHLGLNTNEYGAVFEWFQGSDNSKKGFSQWSPFSEKTKYFLPSEKDFMINYRVENLEKLVEQLKKENVTVVDKIETYEYGKFVHIMDIEGNKIELWEPNDIEYEKLGQKMGSKTTK
- a CDS encoding NAD(P)H-binding protein; amino-acid sequence: MKALVIGATGATGKDLVNQLLNDKEFDEVDIFVRKPVDIQNEKLKVHVVNFEKPEEWKEKVKGDVAFSCLGTTLKDAGSKEAQKKVDFDYQYEFAKAAKENEVEDYILVSAYGANPQSKIFYSKMKGELEEAVKQLHFNKITIFKPGMLERKDSERTGEVLGSRIIKFANKLGLLESQKPLPTDILAKAMINSSKIKSNGYSSIKLGNIFCFAEKTNE
- a CDS encoding YbaY family lipoprotein, which encodes MRNYLLLFAATGTLMLASCTSPVKKNTTETQAPESSVSEAPSENLKLEFSGTDNFTIKNAKLKVSLYGADEKLADVPATLITEQEYERKSIPFTIDLPIPKEAESKINPKPSGPAKYYVTISWDSDGNGKADEKGDIFIDYDKQFPNVKLTGEPQKIYLKVLK
- a CDS encoding IS3 family transposase (programmed frameshift) — translated: MKQGRKIYDPAFKKQAVQLSYERSNISELARELGIEVTMLYKWRKDYQEFGEKSFPGKGNLKQTPEQEKIHELEKRLRDAELERDILKKGNRHFFQERSMKYEFIKNHESLFPIEKMCSVLKVSYSSYYKWKARPLSNRERRKREIKKQITSIYFASKQRYGSPRITVELDSSGFKTSRITVAKYMKELGLRSKLSRKFRVTTDSKHNYLIAENILNRNFLVGSPSQAWVSDITYLQTKDGFLYLTAIIDLFDRKVIGWSLSTGMSTTETSLAAWKMAVKNRKADSKLIFHSDRGVQYASKKFTNTLAFYGVKRSMSRKGNCWDNAVAESFFKSLKTELIYGNKLITREQMELEIFEYIEIWYNKKRRHSTLNYQTIEEFNNQNKIYKNVA